From Bacillus sp. FSL K6-3431, the proteins below share one genomic window:
- a CDS encoding DeoR/GlpR family DNA-binding transcription regulator, giving the protein MSLLSEERKRVIIELIDQHGRVKVNNLARDFEVSTETVRRYLEALENEKKLKKVYGGAVKIEQEEEPALFEREVLRMEEKQRIAEKAVSFIENGDMIFIDEGSTTLQMVPYLCALSDITVITNSFPVASYLITFSNQRKFNGETIFIGGTVKNNHFRTSGSLAERMAQEFFADKAFIAIDGLDPSRGITSYDIEKSMMTKIYMEQASEIYALADHSKIGKKANYKMAELKAVDKVLSDSDIPDDWTISNDICEWIKC; this is encoded by the coding sequence ATGTCTTTACTATCAGAGGAAAGAAAACGTGTGATTATTGAACTGATTGATCAACATGGAAGGGTAAAAGTAAATAATTTAGCTCGTGATTTTGAGGTTTCTACTGAAACGGTGCGTCGATACTTAGAAGCACTAGAAAATGAAAAAAAGTTAAAAAAAGTATATGGTGGAGCAGTAAAAATAGAACAAGAAGAAGAGCCAGCTTTATTTGAACGTGAAGTGTTGCGAATGGAGGAAAAGCAGCGAATTGCTGAAAAAGCTGTTTCCTTTATCGAAAATGGGGATATGATTTTTATTGACGAAGGTAGTACGACTTTGCAAATGGTTCCGTATCTTTGCGCACTGTCTGATATTACTGTGATCACCAATTCATTTCCTGTTGCATCTTATCTAATAACGTTTTCCAATCAACGGAAGTTTAATGGAGAAACAATTTTTATAGGTGGGACGGTCAAAAACAATCATTTTCGAACATCCGGATCTCTTGCAGAAAGAATGGCCCAAGAATTTTTTGCAGATAAAGCATTTATTGCAATAGATGGCTTAGATCCATCTCGCGGTATCACTAGTTATGACATAGAGAAGTCCATGATGACAAAGATTTATATGGAACAAGCCAGTGAAATATACGCGTTAGCAGATCATTCGAAAATAGGAAAGAAAGCAAATTATAAAATGGCAGAATTAAAAGCGGTGGACAAAGTCTTATCGGATAGTGATATTCCTGATGATTGGACAATTTCTAATGATATATGTGAATGGATTAAATGCTAA